In the Candidatus Angelobacter sp. genome, TCGCAGCGCAAAGATCTCTTCCGAACAGGGTGGAGATGTGAGTTGGGCCGCGCAGGTAAACCTCAAACCGCGCACTGATTACCGCCTCACCGCCTGGATCAAAACCGAAAACGTGCGCAAGATCGGCGGCGCACACGGCGCGATGCTCAACATCCACGAAATGCAGGATCCGGTGCATGGCGCCACCAAAGCGCTGACCGGCGACAACGACTGGACGCGCGTCGAGCTTGACTTTAATTCCGGCGAACTGACGCAGGCGACCGTCAACTGCCTGTTCGGCGGCTGGGGCCGCGCGACAGGTACCGCCTGGTTCGACGACGTTGAACTTATTCCGGCGCCCGGTTCGGAGCTTGCGGGGGAAGTGGGACGGGTTGTCCGGGTGGTGACGACGCACTACGCGCAACGTGGTCCGGTGGAAAGCATCATCCCGATGCTTGCCGCGCTGAAAGGCGCTTCGCCCTCCATTGCGGTGCCCATCCTCGACGGTCTGGTTTCCGGCTGGCCGCAGGGTACGGCGCCCGCGCTGGGCGACAACGAAAAGAAAACCCTCACGGATCTGATGCAGGCCCTGCCGGAATCGGTCCGCGACCGTTTGCTCGCGCTCGCCCAGCGCTGGGGGCGCGCGGACATTTTCGGCGGGAGCATCGCTGCCTTCATCGATTCACTGAGCAAACAGGTCGCCGATCCGATGGTCGCGGACGATAAACGGATTGCCTCCGCCAGACGGTTGCTCGGCCTGGATGACAAACCCGATGCCGTCGGACTGGTGCTCAAGCAGGTGAATTTGTTGACGCCACCAGGGCTGGGGGCCGGTCTGGTGGGCGCGCTCACCGAAAGTCGTGGCCGTGCGACGGGGCGCGAATTGACCGCGCACTGGGCGCAACTGACGCCGGCGGTCCGGCGCGCGGCCATCGCCACGTTGATGCGCCGCGCCGAATGGGCGGACGCGTTGCTGGACGCGATTGAAAAAGGAAACATCGGACGGACCGACCTGGCGGCCGAGGCATGGTCACAATTGAAATCGAATCCCAACCGCGAGATCGCCCGGCGCGCGGAAAGGCTGTCCGCCATCGGCGGGACGGTTTCCGCCGACCGGCAGGAGATCGTTAAGAAATTGCTGCCGCTCGCGAAGGAAAAGGGCGAGCCGGCGCGCGGCAAGGAGGTTTTCACCGCGAACTGCGCGGTTTGTCACACATTCGACGGCCAGGGCGGCAAGGTGGGTCCGGACCTGACCGGCATTGGCGCGCGTGACCGGTCGGAAGTGTTGATCGATATTCTGGATCCCAACCGTTCGGTGGAAGCCAATTACCGGCTCTGGAACGTCACTACCAAGGAGGGCGAGACCTTCTCCGGCCGGCTGGAGACCGAGACGCAGACCTCCGTGGAAGTTCTCGACACCACCGGACAAAAGCACGCCATACAACGGAGAAATATCGCGACGTTGGAAGGCACGCAGGTTTCGATCATGCCCACCGGATTCGAGGCCCTGCCGCCAGACGACTTGAAATCATTGCTGACGTATTTGACCCAACCCTCGCACTGACTCGGGCAGTCAGTATCGGAGTCACTCGCGGAATTCGAGGTCAAGTCGGGACTGTTCGTCGAGATTGCTGTCAACAAGACGCGCGTGGTACAGGGGCTCGCAGACTGGCTTGACGCTGTACACGCTTGTTCAAGTGAGTGCGGGCGGTTCATTGGTAGCTTTTCCCTCTGCTTTTCTAAGATACCCGAACGCAGTGGCCGAAAGGAAAAATGCAGCGCCAAAAAACGCCAGATGAGCCATGAGAATACCGAGAAGCAGACAAAACGCTGCTGCGCCGAATAACTTAAACGCGCAATCCTTGACGGCCAGGCGATTCGATAGCGTAACTGAACCTTTTGCGGCACCCGGTTTAGAAAGCGCTTTGAGGAATAATATGCTCCGAAGATTAAGAGGGATGGATATTGCGGTCGCGACGACCCATCCGCCGGCAAAAAATGCGAAAAAAGGACCACCGAAAAATGAAGCGTATGCGAAGATAGCAGCACTGAGTAAAACCTGAACAAGTATAAGCCGTAACGATTGTGTTCTGATTGGTACAGGGGAGCCGCCAGAAATGAAGAAACCTTGAGCGCGTGAAAGCGCACTACTTTTTCGCGATAGAACGTGTGCTGAAGCGAAAATGATGAGCCAGATAATCGCGATTACCCAGGGTGCAAGTGGGATCGTGCTGGCGTCCAGTTCACTGAAGTATGTTTGCATGAGTGAAACGCCGGACCCGAACGGATATCAGGCGTGCATCTCGCGGGCGATCCGTTCCATGACCGAAACGATATTCTGGACGCAACGGATTGTCGAGTGCAGGCTTGCCAGGTTTATGAACGTCGAACACGAGCCGGCAGAAGCTGCGAGCATCTCCCAAGGACGATCTTTCCGCGTAGAAGCGCCCTCCGTATTGAAGCGGCGCTCTTTTGGTTTTGCCACGGCGGTGTTGACGTTGATGCTGGTCAGCGTCGCGACCGCAACCTCGGCCGATTCGTTTCCGGTCGCGATTCACGTTGACGCGGCGAAGTCGAAAGGCGAGCTGAAACCCATCTGGCGGTTCTTCGGAGCTGATGAGCCGAATTACGCCTGCATGAAAAACGGCAGGAAACTGATCGCCGAACTCGGCGAGCTGCGGCCAAAGCAGGTTTATTTCCGCGCGCATAATCTTTTGACCTCCGGTGATGGCACGGCCGCGTTGAAATGGGGTTCCACCGGCGCGTACCGCGAGGACACACCAGGCCATCCCATTTATGACTGGACGATTCTTGACCGCATCTTCGACACGTATTTGGAAAACGGCGTGCGGCCTTATGTGGAGATTGGTTTCATGCCGCGAGACCTGTCGGTGAAACCCGAGCCGTATCAGCACCACTGGAATCCCCAGCTCGGATACAACGAAATCTTCACTGGCTGGGCTAATCCGCCGAGGGACTATCGCAAGTGGGCCGAACTGGTCTTCGAGTGGGCGAAGCATTGCATCGGGAAATACGGTCGCGCCGAGGTGGAATCCTGGTATTGGGAAGTGTGGAACGAGGCCAACATCGGTTACTGGCGCGGCACGCCGGAGGAATTCCGCAAACTCCACGACTACGCGATTGACGCGGTGCGGCGCGCGCTGCCGACCGCAAGAGTTGGCGGCGCGGATACTGCCGGGAGCGGTGGCAAATTCACCCGCGATTTTCTCGAACATTGCCTGCGCGGCACCAACTACGCGACCGGCAAGATCGGCACTCCGCTCGATTTTGTTTCCTTTCACGCCAAGGGATCGCCGACCACGACCAACGGCCACGTGCGGATGGGAATCGCGAATCAACTGCGCACGATTGACGACGGTTTCCGGATCATCGGGTCCTTTCCAGAGCTAGAGCGCACGCCCGTGGTCATCGGCGAATGCGATCCCGAAGGCTGCGCTGCCTGCCAGGGGCCGTCACTGGCCTATCGAAACGGCACGATGTATTCCAGCTACACCGCTGCAAGCTTTGCGCGCATTTATGATCTGGCCGACCGGCGCGGCGTGAACATCGAAGGTGCGCTGACCTGGGCGTTTGAGTTCGAGGATCAGCCGTATTTCGCCGGCTTCCGTTCGCTGGCAAGCAACGGAATCGACAAACCTGTGCTCAACACCTTCCGCATGTTTGCCCGGATGAGCGGCCGGCGGCTTGACGTGGAAAGCGACGGCGCCGTGCCGTTGGACGAAATCCTGCGAGGCGGCGTCCGGGCAAAAACGGATGTGTCGGCGCTGGTGACTCTCGATCAACGCAAACTCTGCGTGCTCGTCTGGCATTACCACGACGATGACGTGCCGGGACCGGAAGCAGACGTCGAGTTGACGCTGGACAATCTTCCGGTGACGAATGGCGGGGCGCGGCTGGAACACTTCCGCATTGATGAAGACCACAGCAACGCATTCACGGCGTGGAGGCGGATCGGTTCACCACAAAAGCCGACTCCTGAGCAATACGCGCTCTTCGAAAAAGCCGGGCGGCTGGCCACGTTGGCGGGGCCGGAAAATGTTCACGTGTCCGAAGGCAGGGCGACGTTGAGGTTCCAACTGCCTCGCCGGGCAGTCTCGCTGCTCCAACTGAACTGGTGACGGGCCGCGTTCCACAGACCAAACGGCCAACGTCACGGCCGGGCGACAGGGGCAAACCACGAGGCGTTTCGCACATTGAAATTCACCCGCCGATTTTCACGTCACTGGCCGGCTGTAATGAAAAGCGGTTTGAGGTGCCGCTCGTATAAATTTTCGGTCACGTTGCGGGAGATTGTTGATTCGCATTCTGCCACCAGCTTCAAATACCGGCTGCCCATTCTGGCCGCGACTTTGTAGCCGACATGCAGCAACTGGCGCAAATGCGGGTTGAACGCGGGACACTTCGGGTCGTGCCGCAGCGCGTTGACGAACTGCGCGGAACTCCAGCCTTGCACGGTTTGCGGAGATGGCAGTTCCTTCGCGTTAATGTCGATGACCGCCGCGTACGGCGCGCAGAGTTCATCCAGGTGCGCGAAGGCGTCGGCGTATATCTCCTTGGCAAGCGCCAGGCCATCGCCGCCGGCTTCCGCCAGACCGATGATCTCCTCGAGCCAGGTCGTGCCCGCCGTCTTCACATGCACGCCGGCGTTGAGCCGCCGCACCGCGCGGCGGATGGGCGCGTAGATGGAAAACTTGTCGCTGCCCGAATGAACACTCAATTTCAAGTTCGCGGGCAGGCCGTAGCGCTCGACCGCAAAGGCGACGACCGCGAGATCCGCATTGAACTCCCGTTCGAATTGCGCGAGGTCGCCGGCGTAATCCACGCCCTTGTTGAATCGCCCGGTGAACTTCGGCGCGATGGTCTGGATGGGAATGTCTTCGTCGGCGATGGCGGCCAGAATCACCAG is a window encoding:
- a CDS encoding tagaturonate epimerase family protein, which encodes WTKPFHVDADHIRLETVDRFIPCSDFFTIDVADFIGRPADDGTVKAFISRHSELAGKTQIPCVEQPLEISRAGIERVANRFLYAVQEAGRIYRHINQAKGPDFITEISMDETDSPQTPPELLVILAAIADEDIPIQTIAPKFTGRFNKGVDYAGDLAQFEREFNADLAVVAFAVERYGLPANLKLSVHSGSDKFSIYAPIRRAVRRLNAGVHVKTAGTTWLEEIIGLAEAGGDGLALAKEIYADAFAHLDELCAPYAAVIDINAKELPSPQTVQGWSSAQFVNALRHDPKCPAFNPHLRQLLHVGYKVAARMGSRYLKLVAECESTISRNVTENLYERHLKPLFITAGQ
- a CDS encoding beta-xylosidase, with product MSETPDPNGYQACISRAIRSMTETIFWTQRIVECRLARFMNVEHEPAEAASISQGRSFRVEAPSVLKRRSFGFATAVLTLMLVSVATATSADSFPVAIHVDAAKSKGELKPIWRFFGADEPNYACMKNGRKLIAELGELRPKQVYFRAHNLLTSGDGTAALKWGSTGAYREDTPGHPIYDWTILDRIFDTYLENGVRPYVEIGFMPRDLSVKPEPYQHHWNPQLGYNEIFTGWANPPRDYRKWAELVFEWAKHCIGKYGRAEVESWYWEVWNEANIGYWRGTPEEFRKLHDYAIDAVRRALPTARVGGADTAGSGGKFTRDFLEHCLRGTNYATGKIGTPLDFVSFHAKGSPTTTNGHVRMGIANQLRTIDDGFRIIGSFPELERTPVVIGECDPEGCAACQGPSLAYRNGTMYSSYTAASFARIYDLADRRGVNIEGALTWAFEFEDQPYFAGFRSLASNGIDKPVLNTFRMFARMSGRRLDVESDGAVPLDEILRGGVRAKTDVSALVTLDQRKLCVLVWHYHDDDVPGPEADVELTLDNLPVTNGGARLEHFRIDEDHSNAFTAWRRIGSPQKPTPEQYALFEKAGRLATLAGPENVHVSEGRATLRFQLPRRAVSLLQLNW